One window of the Trifolium pratense cultivar HEN17-A07 linkage group LG2, ARS_RC_1.1, whole genome shotgun sequence genome contains the following:
- the LOC123909942 gene encoding (+)-neomenthol dehydrogenase-like: MAEATKRLAVVTGANRGIGFAICKQLILNGIKVVLTAIDEKSGLEAVEKLKDLTLPGHVFFHQLDLTNPASIASFQNFIVNKFGKLDILVNNAATVGAHIDGEALAALGVAIDPNRVDWTKIFFENYELVEKCLQTNYFGTKEFTKALIPILQCSNSPKIVNISSSIGRLEIMPNGRPKEVLSVVQNLTEEKIDEILNEFLKDYKEGSLETKCWPQANSAYIVSKVALNAYTRILAKNYPSFCINAICPGYVKTEMNHGNGVLTPDEGAEPIVRLILLQDSSHSGLFFARDEEKSF; the protein is encoded by the exons ATGGCAGAAGCAACAAAAAG ACTTGCAGTTGTAACAGGAGCAAATAGGGGAATTGGATTTGCAATATGCAAGCAATTGATTTTAAATGGCATCAAAGTGGTTCTTACAGCAATAGATGAGAAGAGTGGTCTTGAAGCTGTTGAGAAACTAAAAGATCTTACACTTCCTGGCCATGTGTTTTTCCATCAGCTTGATCTCACAAATCCTGCAAGTATTGCATCATTTCAAAATTTCATTGTAAACAAGTTTGGTAAACTAGATATCTTG GTAAACAATGCTGCAACCGTTGGAGCACATATAGACGGCGAGGCTTTGGCTGCCTTAGGTGTTGCG ATAGATCCTAACCGAGTTGACTggactaaaatattttttgaaaactatgAATTAGTTGAGAAATGCCTTCAAACAAACTATTTTGGAACCAAAGAATTTACCAAAGCTCTTATTCCCATTCTTCAGTGTTCCAACTCGCCAAAAATTGTCAATATTTCTTCATCTATCGGAAGGTTGGAG ATTATGCCAAATGGACGGCCAAAAGAAGTACTAAGTGTTGTACAAAATCTCACtgaagaaaaaattgatgaaattttgaatgaatttcTAAAGGATTATAAGGAGGGTTCACTAGAAACCAAATGTTGGCCTCAAGCTAATTCTGCATATATTGTTTCAAAAGTTGCTCTTAATGCCTACACAAGAATTTTGGCCAAGAATTATCCTTCTTTTTGCATAAATGCAATTTGTCCCGGTTATGTAAAAACTGAAATGAATCATGGTAATGGTGTTCTAACACCTGATGAAGGTGCTGAACCTATTGTGAGATTGATATTATTACAAGATAGTAGTCATTCTGGTCTCTTTTTCGCTCGTGATGAAGAGAAATCATTTTGA